Part of the Xenopus laevis strain J_2021 chromosome 2S, Xenopus_laevis_v10.1, whole genome shotgun sequence genome is shown below.
tggaagccagtgtatggattggcagagtggcatggcagaggaggagcggttgctgaggtttatgagatagattatagtatgtaaacaaaagatactaggagaataggggttgagtgaggaaaggcagaataatagtactgagagtgggcccttggtctaaggtttttttgttgggcccctggtctaaggtttttgagtgggcccctggtgtcccagtccgacactgcgcatGCCCGTGAAGTAACTTCCTCTGACATCACAAACCCAAACATTTTTCAGTAGATTGCTTAACATGCCGCATCTCCCTCACTGGCAGGTACCACacaaaagttgacagctctgcatgtTCTTGTTTAATGCCAgcaataacagaaaccatagctatttctgaattaaaacaataggcaaaaggtatgttcagcacaagtcctattcattcaGCTAATAATGATCACAGGTGTAAGCTTTCCTTTTAAAAACAGCAAGAGGAATATTGTACAAAAGAGGTGCTATATATTGATACTGTGAATCTCACGCGTCTCAGTAGAGCGCAATTCATTGGTAAATTGCAGTAGTTGGAATCTAAAACTGGGGTCTTATAAAGATGTAGGGGAAAAAACTCGCAATAAAACTAAGTTCCCGCGTGCCATAAGTGCTGCAACAGGGGCACCCACATATCACAAGTCCCGTCGTCAAGAATTCCCACCAACCTTGCCAAGGTGAAAAGAACTAGCCTTCTGCATGTCATGTACCAGCAACCATGCCGCAAAGGGGAAACAACTAGAGCAGGACGTTAACTTCCGCTTCCGGCCAGTTTGATTAGCGTTCCAACGTGGGAGAGTAGTTCCTGTTCCTACAAGGTATAGCGATAACCTGATTAAGTTATGGTTCACTAGGCGTTTAAAATCGATTTCTAAAGATTAAAACGTCATACCAACATTTTGTGTGTGCAAGAGATGTAAAGTGGCGCGACATGTCGTTTTAGTGGCCGACTGTGCATGATCGTTCATTGTTACAGTTCTACAATCAGTCCCTTCACTGATCCATTACATTTCTACCAAATTTAGTGTCTTTATGTTCATTGTGTTTGCTCCAGCAAAAAAGATACAGAAATGAAACAAGTTAATTGTTAATACCTAAAACTGCAATATTAAGGGTTACTGCAGCAGCAATATTACTATAGTATAAGGCAACTGTAACTATAAAGAAATACAAGCTAGTTTGTAATGTACATCTTGATTATACACTCTGCTCTCTAAATATTTTCTTCTCTGTGCTGCAGTTTAAACAAGATTATTTGATTATCTTGCCTCCTCCaccattaggttttttttttaatatttgtatcaCTTGATACACTTACAGATTTTTTTGTGTATCTTTTCTGAGTGGAAGCATTGATTTTCTTGCAGAGTTTTTATTCTGAATGAAACATTGCTAACCATGAGCTTCCTGCTGCCAAAGCTGAGCAGCAAAAGGGATGTGGACCAGGCAATAAAAACGACAGCAGAGAAAGTTCTTGTTCTCAGATTCGGTAGAGACGAGGATCATGTTTGTCTACAGCTGGATGACATTGTAAGTGTTCGTATTTTGAAAGTCTTTTTTaccattgtttttaaaggagacatataggataaatgaaaaatcactaattttgtaggcaattataagtaatatatggtgttgcttttacatggtgctaaaaatgtatattatctttaaaaatagcccctttattggagcttcctatagatgttctctggtacCTGTCTGTGTTTCAAGTGAGGGatgggcatgtcctaatggtacctgccagaagcacagcaggagggggacagccaatcacagccctgcagtcacacaagcacagacaggcttcagttccctatcaggtcctgctagcagCTAATTGGTTCCTGtcatacagtacagtgagctgagagtcgccggctcccctgcacagcctgggaattcagggagcaggaagtggaagagaagggagggtttttgcagaaatattcaataagtcagcctgaaacactacttttctaAGCACtattcttctatatttaaatgagtataatgcactggtacattcttatgttttacacaaaatgtctcctttactatgtaatatatattactTTTCTTTTCAGCTGTCCAAGACATCCCATGATCTAAGCAAAATGGCATCTATATACATTGTTGATGTGGATAAGGTGCCAGTCTACACTCAGTACTTTGATATCAGCTACATTCCAtccactatatttttttttaatgggcaaCATATGAAAGTGGATTATGGGTAATATCATTTGTTCTTTTTGCATGTGTATAAATAGCTTATGTATTCAGGTCACCAACATATATCTGGTCCCACAGAGACACGAGTGGTCTCTTCACCGCATcaacatgtgcagttggagcttGTCAGGAATgagcttcaactgcacatgctcctgtaGGCTTTGTGTTAGGGAAGAGGATGCAAATGGGCAGAAGATGGTGCCGTGGGACTCCAATTCACTGCTTTAGGCTCCAGTTTTCAAATGTCTTATACACTGTGCAGGGAGGAAGAattgagggaggggggcaatggaaggcagttaaaggagaaggaacagcattttacaattggggttccAAAAGAcagacacccccaagtgactacttttacttacctgacatcccggaccggtgctcctatcagtagaaaatgAACCGGGGTTCTtcttgtgagcaccatggagagatcctcagAGAGCTTCTTTGGGTCTTCTCACAgctgagcatgcgcagtagatcgaaaagccaaacttcaat
Proteins encoded:
- the txnl4b.S gene encoding thioredoxin like 4B S homeolog gives rise to the protein MSFLLPKLSSKRDVDQAIKTTAEKVLVLRFGRDEDHVCLQLDDILSKTSHDLSKMASIYIVDVDKVPVYTQYFDISYIPSTIFFFNGQHMKVDYGSPDHTKFVGSFKTKQDFIDLIEVIYRGAMRGKLIVQSPIDPRNIPKYDLLYLGV